From Aphis gossypii isolate Hap1 unplaced genomic scaffold, ASM2018417v2 Contig00727, whole genome shotgun sequence, a single genomic window includes:
- the LOC126555157 gene encoding P2X purinoceptor 7-like produces MCMNNECITKNALFSKIILDEDILKITRQYMISKTKKKTKKISLQSATMENKAWRYICYKQFTLWVNSWMPIGRGNRVVIPACVVKKIRERYPEENGLYIGFQNQ; encoded by the exons atgtgcatGAACAATGAGTGCATAACGAAAAAtgctttattttcaaaaattatattagatgaagacattttaaaaattaccagaCAGTACatgatttcaaaaacaaagaagaaaaccaaaaaaataagtttacaaTCAGCTACTATGGAAAATAAAGCCTGGAGATATATTTGCTACAAACAGTTTACACTTTGGGTTAATTCATGGATGCCAATTGGAAGAG GAAATAGAGTTGTTATTCCAGCATGTGTGGTCAAAAAAATTCGTGAACGTTATCCTGAAGAAAACGGACTGTATATTGGTTTTCAAAACCAGTAA
- the LOC126555155 gene encoding uncharacterized protein LOC126555155, whose protein sequence is MDMPFLRQAVGRRSTAIGAMSLPIRRIYNEEIISHPRGSWSYTFQQAQLRCKRMRNRRRPKIPQTIQELVNFLNMPEHAEYSTTIQEPPSTFFQQALILEGVFVGVIFANTEFIRRFSNELLTVKFAGCDGTFKTVPKSPKHLKKGSLMTFHVVYKNVSFPVVYALLTNATEDIYTAFFQIVRSLLPLNYGQLTIITDFERGLMNAVTIVFPESQLQCCWFHYCQSIVRYCRRKNNLVYDLFKTNVIAANVLRMLLALAHLPATRGHPNCQQFSMEDGYREIIAYVQQYPDVYNRMQTFLFEYIGHFWMTQVGPSLISVLSFW, encoded by the exons ATGGATATGCCATTCTTGAGACAAGCAGTAGGAAGAAGATCAACCGCAATAGGCGCCATGTCTCTGCCAATTAGACGAATCTACAATGAAGAAATCATTAg tcaTCCTCGAGGAAGTTGGTCATATACTTTCCAACAAGCACAGTTGAGATGCAAAAGAATGCGGAACCGTCGAAGACCAAAAATTCCCCAAACAATTCAGGAATtggtcaattttttaaatatgccaGAGCACGCAGAATATTCTACAACGATTCAAGAACCAccatcaacattttttcaacAGGCATTAATATTAGAAGGAGTATTTGTAGGAGTCATTTTTGCCAATACTGAATTCATACGTCGATTCAGCAATGAACTCCTAACCGTCAAGTTTGCAGGATGTGATGGCACCTTTAAGACAGTTCCAAAATCACCAAAACATCTAAAAAAGGGATCATTAATGACATTTCATGTTGTgtacaaaaatgtt tcttTCCCAGTTGTCTATGCACTCTTGACCAATGCCACAGAAGATATATATACtgcattttttcaaattgtccGTAGTTTACTACCATTAAATTATGGTCAATTGACTATTATAACTGATTTTGAGCGTGGATTGATGAATGCAGTTACAATAGTATTTCCTGAAAGTCAATTACAGTGCTGCTGGTTTCATTACTgtcaa TCAATTGTAAGATACTGTCgccgaaaaaataatttggtatATGATTTGTTCAAGACCAACGTTATAGCTGCTAATGTTTTGCGcatg CTATTAGCACTGGCCCATCTACCAGCTACCAGAGGTCATCCAAATTGCCAACAATTTAGTATGGAAGATGGCTATAGAGAAATCATAGCCTATGTCCAGCAATATCCAGATGTGTACAATCGcatgcaaacatttttatttga ATACATTGGACATTTTTGGATGACTCAGGTTGGACCATCTTTAATtagtgttttaagtttttggtAG